Proteins encoded within one genomic window of Dromaius novaehollandiae isolate bDroNov1 chromosome 7, bDroNov1.hap1, whole genome shotgun sequence:
- the LOC135328975 gene encoding protein S100-B, protein MSELEKAMVAIIDAFHQYSGKEGDKHKLKKAELKELINNELPHFLGEIKDQETVDKVMEALDSDGDSECDFQEFVAFVAMVTAACHEFFEHE, encoded by the exons ATGTCCGAGCTGGAGAAGGCCATGGTGGCCATCATCGACGCCTTCCACCAGTACTCGGGGAAGGAGGGCGACAAGCACAAGCTGAAGAAAGCGGAGCTGAAGGAGCTCATCAACAACGAGCTCCCCCATTTCCTTGGT GAGATCAAAGACCAGGAGACCGTCGACAAAGTCATGGAGGCGCTCGACAGCGACGGGGACTCCGAGTGCGACTTCCAGGAGTTCGTAGCCTTCGTGGCCATGGTCACCGCCGCCTGCCACGAGTTCTTCGAGCACGAGTGA